Genomic DNA from Pistricoccus aurantiacus:
TTGATACCGATTGGCCAGCCTTCGCGTACCTTGAAGCCCGCGATGGACTTGCGTGCCTTGGTCACCATCGGCTTCTGACCGGAGAGTTTCTCCATGTCAGCGACGGCGTTTTCGATCAGCTTCTTGTCGCTGGTCGCGTCACCGATACCCATGTTCAGCGTCACCTTGGTGACCCGAGGTACCTGCATCACGTTGGCGTAGCTGAACTGCTCTTTGAGCTGAGCCACCACCTCGTTTTGATAACGTTCTTTCAAGTTCGCCATTTTGCTACCCGACTCGCGTTAGGCGTCGATCTGTGACTGCGTCGACTTGTAGATACGTACCTTGGTACCGTCTTCCTTGAGCTGGAAGCCGACGCGATCCGCTTTGCCGGTCTCCGCATTGAAGATGGCCACGTTCGACGCATGAATCGGAGCCTCGCGCTCGACGATACCGCCCTGGTTGCCCGCCATGGGATTGGGCCTGGTGTGACGCTTGATCATGTTCACACCGGACACCACGTAGCGATCGTCCTTGAGGACGCGCTTGATGGTGCCACGCTTGCCTTTATCCTTGCCGGCGATGACGATGACTTCATCGTCACGTTTGATCTTTTGCATATCCGCCTCGCTCCTTACAGCACTTCAGGCGCCAAGGAAATGATTTTCATGAACTTTTCGTTACGAAGCTCACGGGTCACCGGCCCGAAGATACGGGTACCGATCGGCTGTTCGTTGGTATTATTCAACAGAACAGCCGCATTTCCATCGAAGCGAATCAGCGAACCGTCGTTACGACGGACGCCACTACGGGTACGCACCACTACCGCTTTCAGCACCTGGCCTTTCTTGACCTTGCCCCGCGGAATGGCTTCTTTCACAGTGACCTTGATGACATCGCCCACGCGAGCATAACGGCGGTGAGAACCGCCGAGCACCTTGATGCATTGCACCCGGCGCGCTCCGCTGTTGTCGGCGACGTCCAGCATTGTCTGTGTCTGAATCATCGGTTTTCTCCAAACCTAATCTGACTACGGCGCCAGCCGAGCTCAGCCCTTGGCCTGCTCAACGACTTCAACCAGGGTCCAGGACTTGTGCTTGGACAGCGGACGGCATTCCTGAATGGATACCTTGTCGCCGGCCTTGGCCTGGTTCTGCTCGTCGTGAGCCTGCAGCTTGGTGGAACGACGGACGTACTTGCCATACAGCGGATGACGCACGCGGCGCTCGATCATCACGACGATGGACTTGTCCATCTTGTCGCTCACTACCTTGCCGGTGAGCGTACGGGTTTTCTTCTCTTCGGCCATCTCAATCACCTGCCTTCTCGTTGAGCACCGTCTTCACTCGGGCGATATCCCGACGGACCTGCTTGAGCAAATGGGTCTGGCTGAGTTGGCCAGTGGCCTTCTGCATGCGCAGATTGAACTGCTCGCGGAGGAGTTCGAAGAGCTGCGCCTGCAGATCTTCCACTGATTTTTCACGAATTTCCTGGGCTTTCATCACAGCACCGTCCGTTTCACAAAGGTGGTGGAGACCGGAAACTTCTGAGCCGCCAGGCTGAATGCCTCCCGGGCCAGCTCTTCAGAAACGCCTTCGATTTCGTAGAGCACACGGCCCGGCTGAATCTGGGCGACCCAGTATTCAACGGAACCCTTGCCTTTACCCATACGAACTTCGAGAGGCTTCTTGGATACCGGCTTGTCCGGAAACACACGAATCCAGATCTTGCCGCCACGCTTGACGTGGCGAGTGATGGCCCGACGACCGGCTTCGATCTGACGCGCGGTGACCCGCCCGCGACCGGTGGCCTTGAGACCGTATTCGCCGAAACTGATCTTGCTTCCGCGATGGGCCAGGCCACGGTTGCGGCCCTTCATCATCTTGCGGAATTTTGTACGCTTAGGTTGTAACATCGACTCGCTCTCCTCTTATCTGGAACCTTTCTTCTTAGAGGGCGCGGCCTGCGGCTGCTTGGCCTTGGCGCGGACCTCCTCGATGCCCCCGAGGATTTCACCCTTGAAGATCCATACCTTGACGCCGATCACGCCGTAGGTGGTATGGGCTTCATAGGTGGCGTAGTCGATGTCCGCGCGCAGGGTATGCAGCGGCACACGACCTTCCCGATACCACTCGGTACGAGCGATTTCCGCTCCGCCCAGTCGTCCGGACAGTTGAACCTTGATACCACCGGCGCCTAGACGCATGGAGTTCTGTACCGCGCGCTTCATGGCACGACGGAACATCACGCGACGCTCGAGCTGTCCGGCGATGTTCTGGGCGACGAGCTTGGCATCGAGTTCCGGCTTGCGAACCTCTTCGATGTTGATATGCACCGGCACGCCCATCATCTGGGTGACGTCGCGACGCAGACGATCGACATCCTCGCCCTTCTTGCCGATCACGATGCCAGGACGCGCAGTATGAATGGTGATGCGCGCGTTGTTGGCCGGACGCTCGATATGGATACGGCTGACGGAGGCGTTCTTCAGGCGCTCCTCGAGGAAACTACGCACCTCGAGATCGTTGTTCAGCTTATCGGCATAGCTATCGCTTTCGGCGTACCACACGGAATTGTGGTCCTTGACGATACCCAGCCGAATACCAATCGGATTTACTTTCTGACCCATCTGGTCGACTCCTACTTCTCGGCTACCTTGACGGTGATGTGGCAGGTGCGCTTCAAGATGCGATCCGCACGACCTTTGGCGCGCGGCTTAATGCGCTTGAGCGTCATGCCCTCATCGACGCAGATGGTCGAGACACGCAGCTCGTCGATATCCATACCGTTGTTTTCTTCCGCATTCGCGATGGCGGACTGCAGCACCTTCTTGACCAGCGTGGCAGCCTTCTTCGGGGAGAAGGTCAGCAGGTCGAGCGCTTCGGCGACCGGTTTACCGCGCACCTGGTCAGCCACCAAACGGGCCTTCTGGGCGGATAATCCGGCGCCACGCAGTTTAGCTGTGACTTCCATCTCTCAATCCTCTCTGGCTTACCGTTTGGCTTTTCTGTCCGCCGCATGACCGCGATAGGTGCGGGTAGCAGCGAATTCGCCCAGCTTGTGGCCAACCATTTCCTCGGAGACATGCACCGGGACGTGTTGGCGACCGTTATGGACCGCAATGGTGAGCCCAACCATGTTGGGCAGGATCATCGAGCGACGCGACCAGGTCTTGATCGGTTTGCGATCGCTCTTTTCCACCGCGGTCTCGACCTTCTTCAGCAGATGAAGGTCGATAAAGGGACCTTTCTTCAGTGAACGTGGCACAGCCGTTACCTCTTAGTTGTGTTACTTGGCCTTGCGGCGACGAACGATAAGCGAGTTGGTACGCTTGTTCTTGCGGGTCTTGTGGCCCTTGGTGGGAACACCCCAAGGCGTCACCGGATGGCGACCACCGCTAGTACGGCCTTCGCCGCCACCGTGCGGGTGGTCCACCGGATTCATGGCCACGCCGCGAACCGTCGGACGTACCCCTCTCCAGCGTTTCGCACCGGCCTTGCCAAGTTGGCGCAGGCTGTGCTCGGAATTGCCTACTTCACCGAGGGTCGCGCGGCATTCGGAAAGCACCTTGCGCATTTCACCGGAGCGCAGGCGCAAAGTGGCATAGTTACCTTCTCGTGCGACCAGCTGAGCGCTGGTACCCGCGCTGCGTGCCAACTGAGCACCCTTGCCGGGCTTGAGCTCGATGCAGTGCACGGTGGAGCCCAGCGGAACGTTGCGCAGCGGCAGCGCATTACCACGCTTGATCGGCGCATTGACACCGGATTCGAGAGTGTCGCCGGCCGCCACGCCCTTGGGCGCGATGATGTAACGACGCTCGCCGTCCAGATACTTCAGCAGCGCAATGTGCGCGCTACGGTTCGGATCGTACTCGAGGCGCTCGACGACGGCGGGAACGCCATCCTTGGTGCGCTTGAAGTCGATCAGACGATAATGCTGGCGATGACCACCCCCGACGTGACGGGTGGTGATACGGCCATGATTGTTACGCCCGCCGGAACGGGACTGCTTCTCCAGAAGCGGCGCATGCGGCCGCCCCTTGTAAAGCTCGGTGCCGACGACTTTAACGACGTGGCGACGACCGGCGGATGTGGGTTTGGTCTTGACGATTGCCATTATCCGTACTCCTGCCCTTATTCGGCGCCAGAGAAGTCTTCGAGGGTCTCGCCCGCAGCCAAGGTCACGTAAGCCTTGCGATAGCCCTTACGCTTACCCAAGCCGTGTGCGGTACGCTTGGTCTTGCCCTTCATGTTCAGGACCTGAACGCGATCGACCTTCTTGCCGAACATCGCTTGAACGGCCTGCTTGATTTCCGGCTTGGTCGCGTCGCTTGCTACCTTGAACACGTACTGATTGTTCTCGGCGGCGAAGGCGGCTTTCTCGGTCATGTGCGGACCAAGCAGAACCTTGAATAGACGTTCCTGGTTCATGCCAGCTTCTCCTCGAATTGGCGCAGAGCGGAGACGGTGATAAGCACCTTGTCGAAAGCGATCAGGCTCACCGGATCCGCGGCGGACGCGTCGACCACATCCACGTTGGGAATATTGCGAGCGGCGAGATAGAGCTTTTCGTCGAGTTCTTCGGTGACGATCAGCGTTTTCTCGAGATCGAGCTCCTTGAGCTTGCCGATCAGCTGCTTGGTCTTGGGCGCATCGACGCTGAACTCGTTGACCACCACCAGACGCTCCTGACGGACCAGTTCGGAAAGGATCGAGCGCATCGCGGCACGATACATCTTGCGATTGACTTTCTGAGAATGATCCTGAGGACGCGCGGCAAAGGTGACACCGCCGCTACGCCAGATCGGCGAGCGAATGGTACCGGCACGGGCGCGACCGGTGCCTTTCTGACGCCACGGCTTCTTGCCACCGCCGCGCACGTCGGAACGGTTCTTCTGGGCGCGAGTTCCCTGGCGTGCACCGGCCAGATAGGCGGTGACGACCTGATGAACCAGCGCTTCATTGAATTCTTTACCGAAGGTGGCATCGGCGACTTCGATAGTGCCGGCGTCTGCACCTGCAAGATTCAGATTCATTGATCAACCCCCTCAGCGAGCTTTCACGGCGCGGCGAATGACGACGTCGCTGCCCGGCGCACCAGGTACGGCGCCCTTGATCAGCAGCAGGTTGTGTTCGGCATCGACGCGCACGACTTCCAGGCTCTGCACGGTGCAACGCGCATTACCCATCTGACCGGCCATCTTCTTGCCCTTGAACACTCGACCCGGGGTCTGGCACAT
This window encodes:
- the rplB gene encoding 50S ribosomal protein L2; the encoded protein is MAIVKTKPTSAGRRHVVKVVGTELYKGRPHAPLLEKQSRSGGRNNHGRITTRHVGGGHRQHYRLIDFKRTKDGVPAVVERLEYDPNRSAHIALLKYLDGERRYIIAPKGVAAGDTLESGVNAPIKRGNALPLRNVPLGSTVHCIELKPGKGAQLARSAGTSAQLVAREGNYATLRLRSGEMRKVLSECRATLGEVGNSEHSLRQLGKAGAKRWRGVRPTVRGVAMNPVDHPHGGGEGRTSGGRHPVTPWGVPTKGHKTRKNKRTNSLIVRRRKAK
- the rplV gene encoding 50S ribosomal protein L22: MEVTAKLRGAGLSAQKARLVADQVRGKPVAEALDLLTFSPKKAATLVKKVLQSAIANAEENNGMDIDELRVSTICVDEGMTLKRIKPRAKGRADRILKRTCHITVKVAEK
- the rpmC gene encoding 50S ribosomal protein L29, which codes for MKAQEIREKSVEDLQAQLFELLREQFNLRMQKATGQLSQTHLLKQVRRDIARVKTVLNEKAGD
- the rpsS gene encoding 30S ribosomal protein S19, translated to MPRSLKKGPFIDLHLLKKVETAVEKSDRKPIKTWSRRSMILPNMVGLTIAVHNGRQHVPVHVSEEMVGHKLGEFAATRTYRGHAADRKAKR
- the rplX gene encoding 50S ribosomal protein L24, which gives rise to MQKIKRDDEVIVIAGKDKGKRGTIKRVLKDDRYVVSGVNMIKRHTRPNPMAGNQGGIVEREAPIHASNVAIFNAETGKADRVGFQLKEDGTKVRIYKSTQSQIDA
- the rplW gene encoding 50S ribosomal protein L23, encoding MNQERLFKVLLGPHMTEKAAFAAENNQYVFKVASDATKPEIKQAVQAMFGKKVDRVQVLNMKGKTKRTAHGLGKRKGYRKAYVTLAAGETLEDFSGAE
- the rplN gene encoding 50S ribosomal protein L14 → MIQTQTMLDVADNSGARRVQCIKVLGGSHRRYARVGDVIKVTVKEAIPRGKVKKGQVLKAVVVRTRSGVRRNDGSLIRFDGNAAVLLNNTNEQPIGTRIFGPVTRELRNEKFMKIISLAPEVL
- the rplD gene encoding 50S ribosomal protein L4 — encoded protein: MNLNLAGADAGTIEVADATFGKEFNEALVHQVVTAYLAGARQGTRAQKNRSDVRGGGKKPWRQKGTGRARAGTIRSPIWRSGGVTFAARPQDHSQKVNRKMYRAAMRSILSELVRQERLVVVNEFSVDAPKTKQLIGKLKELDLEKTLIVTEELDEKLYLAARNIPNVDVVDASAADPVSLIAFDKVLITVSALRQFEEKLA
- the rpsQ gene encoding 30S ribosomal protein S17, with translation MAEEKKTRTLTGKVVSDKMDKSIVVMIERRVRHPLYGKYVRRSTKLQAHDEQNQAKAGDKVSIQECRPLSKHKSWTLVEVVEQAKG
- the rpsC gene encoding 30S ribosomal protein S3, whose translation is MGQKVNPIGIRLGIVKDHNSVWYAESDSYADKLNNDLEVRSFLEERLKNASVSRIHIERPANNARITIHTARPGIVIGKKGEDVDRLRRDVTQMMGVPVHINIEEVRKPELDAKLVAQNIAGQLERRVMFRRAMKRAVQNSMRLGAGGIKVQLSGRLGGAEIARTEWYREGRVPLHTLRADIDYATYEAHTTYGVIGVKVWIFKGEILGGIEEVRAKAKQPQAAPSKKKGSR
- the rplP gene encoding 50S ribosomal protein L16, whose amino-acid sequence is MLQPKRTKFRKMMKGRNRGLAHRGSKISFGEYGLKATGRGRVTARQIEAGRRAITRHVKRGGKIWIRVFPDKPVSKKPLEVRMGKGKGSVEYWVAQIQPGRVLYEIEGVSEELAREAFSLAAQKFPVSTTFVKRTVL